One window of Thermacetogenium phaeum DSM 12270 genomic DNA carries:
- a CDS encoding ABC transporter substrate-binding protein: MMPRLKKLKKAVALLLVVGLLATLVGCGGSNQNQAKEVKPEDSIIRITEDWPVFIDPGVGSKFSDSIALVNTYDTLVFPKPDGTVVPHLATKWDILDNGLTYRFYLREGVKFHNGDELTAEDVEFSMKRLLDIGEGFAYLFTRNVAEVKAVDKYTVEFKLSQPFGPFLQSLVRLYILNKDEVLAHIQKNGQYGEMGDYGKNWLLTNDAGSGPYKVKEVKMEEYVLWEKFDDYWGGWDADAPKYFKLSGSVEPITVRTAVGRRELEITDELQPLENYNMMDKIEGVDVATFLNGHNLNMMLNTKKAPTDDVHFRRALAYCIDYDAIITSIYPGSSLSKGPVPAVLPGHDPTIPSFKRDLEKAKEELKKSKYYGKLDQYPVSLSWCAEAPEEEKLALLIQANAAELGIKIEITKKPFGSMMADAQKMETTPNASLVFVAPHYNEAGSMLMSRYHSSSCGTWEQMEWLQDENIDRLIEDALATVDINERFEKYAKAQKAIFDLCPTIWLFDQAEKRAYQSAYIYWPTAERALKKETGCLPMGYDQYVHDMKVYPEKRLALL; encoded by the coding sequence GAAAGAGGTCAAACCTGAGGACAGCATTATCAGGATAACGGAGGATTGGCCGGTATTCATCGATCCCGGAGTAGGAAGCAAGTTCAGCGATTCGATTGCTCTGGTCAATACCTACGATACCCTGGTGTTTCCCAAACCGGATGGCACGGTTGTGCCGCATTTGGCCACCAAGTGGGACATCCTCGATAACGGTTTAACCTATAGGTTTTATTTGAGGGAGGGCGTTAAGTTCCACAACGGTGATGAACTAACTGCAGAAGACGTGGAGTTTAGCATGAAGCGCCTTCTGGATATCGGGGAAGGGTTTGCCTACCTGTTTACGAGGAATGTAGCGGAAGTCAAGGCCGTGGATAAGTATACGGTGGAATTCAAGTTAAGCCAGCCGTTCGGCCCCTTCCTGCAGTCCCTGGTGCGCCTCTATATCCTTAACAAGGATGAGGTGCTTGCCCATATACAAAAGAACGGTCAGTACGGAGAGATGGGCGATTACGGTAAGAACTGGCTTTTAACCAATGATGCCGGGAGCGGCCCCTATAAGGTTAAAGAAGTGAAAATGGAAGAGTACGTGCTCTGGGAGAAGTTCGACGATTACTGGGGTGGATGGGATGCCGATGCTCCCAAGTACTTTAAGCTCTCAGGGTCGGTGGAACCGATTACTGTAAGAACGGCAGTAGGTCGCCGGGAGCTGGAAATCACCGACGAACTGCAGCCATTAGAAAACTACAACATGATGGATAAGATTGAGGGAGTGGATGTGGCGACCTTCCTCAACGGACATAACCTCAACATGATGTTGAATACCAAGAAGGCACCGACCGACGACGTCCACTTTAGAAGGGCGCTGGCTTATTGCATTGACTACGACGCCATTATAACCAGCATCTATCCCGGTTCATCACTCAGCAAGGGTCCGGTGCCGGCCGTATTACCCGGGCATGACCCGACCATTCCTTCTTTTAAGAGGGATCTCGAGAAAGCAAAAGAAGAGTTGAAAAAATCGAAGTATTACGGAAAGCTCGACCAATATCCGGTATCTCTTAGCTGGTGCGCTGAAGCTCCCGAAGAAGAGAAATTAGCCTTGTTAATTCAGGCGAATGCTGCCGAATTGGGGATCAAGATCGAAATAACCAAGAAGCCGTTCGGTTCGATGATGGCAGATGCTCAAAAGATGGAAACGACGCCCAATGCCTCTCTGGTTTTTGTCGCACCGCACTATAATGAAGCAGGATCCATGCTGATGTCCAGATATCATTCCAGTTCCTGCGGTACCTGGGAGCAGATGGAATGGCTGCAAGATGAAAATATCGATAGATTAATCGAAGATGCTTTGGCGACAGTAGACATTAATGAGCGCTTTGAAAAATATGCGAAGGCGCAGAAGGCCATATTCGACCTCTGCCCGACCATCTGGCTCTTTGACCAGGCCGAGAAACGGGCCTACCAGAGCGCTTACATCTATTGGCCGACCGCAGAGAGGGCATTGAAGAAGGAAACAGGTTGTCTGCCAATGGGCTACGATCAGTACGTCCACGATATGAAGGTTTACCCCGAGAAACGGTTAGCTCTACTGTAA
- a CDS encoding ABC transporter permease: MGINLLKRIGLSIFVLFGLSILIFFISRVVPGDPARLALGPRAPEWAVENLRQEMHLDKPLYVQYALWLNGFVHGDLGKSLVTRRPVTTDIKEFLPATLEIVILSAIVLLVGGVFLGIISAKFTNTWLDGLIRIISYLGIVSPAFVWAIIFVLIFGYALPIFPTMERLSPGVTAPPTVTGMYTVDSLLAGDMSTFVDAFKHLVLPAIALAMGGMAQAARITRSSMLDNMGKDYIAAEKAYGIPEGLVFVKYLLKPSLIPTVSVASLDIAALFGNAFLVELIFNYPGFSRYGITAMLNKDLNAIAGVIMILGIIFVTINIIIDFIVAYLDPRIGLAGR; encoded by the coding sequence ATGGGGATCAATCTGCTCAAGCGTATCGGATTATCGATCTTTGTTTTATTCGGATTATCGATATTAATCTTTTTTATCAGCAGGGTTGTTCCGGGCGATCCGGCGCGACTGGCATTGGGCCCCCGGGCTCCGGAGTGGGCTGTTGAGAATCTGCGGCAGGAGATGCACCTTGATAAACCGTTATATGTCCAGTATGCTCTCTGGCTCAACGGGTTTGTCCATGGAGACTTGGGCAAGTCCCTGGTCACACGGCGTCCGGTGACTACTGACATCAAAGAATTTCTACCAGCGACTCTGGAAATTGTTATTCTGTCGGCAATAGTCCTGCTTGTTGGAGGAGTCTTTCTCGGAATCATATCGGCTAAATTTACCAATACGTGGTTGGACGGGTTGATACGCATTATTTCGTATTTAGGCATCGTATCTCCGGCTTTTGTCTGGGCGATTATTTTTGTATTGATCTTCGGCTACGCCCTGCCGATATTTCCGACCATGGAACGGCTAAGCCCGGGTGTAACGGCACCGCCGACGGTTACGGGAATGTATACAGTCGATAGTTTGCTGGCCGGGGATATGAGCACGTTCGTCGACGCCTTTAAGCATCTGGTGTTACCGGCCATTGCTCTGGCGATGGGCGGTATGGCACAGGCCGCGCGCATAACCCGCTCCAGCATGCTGGATAACATGGGGAAAGACTACATTGCGGCTGAGAAAGCCTACGGCATTCCGGAGGGCCTTGTCTTTGTGAAGTATTTACTAAAACCGTCTTTAATTCCAACTGTATCGGTGGCCTCGCTGGATATTGCTGCGCTGTTTGGGAATGCATTCCTGGTAGAGCTGATTTTCAACTATCCGGGCTTTTCTCGCTACGGCATAACTGCCATGTTGAACAAAGACCTGAATGCCATCGCCGGTGTCATTATGATCCTCGGTATTATTTTCGTTACGATCAATATCATCATCGATTTCATCGTTGCTTATCTCGACCCAAGAATCGGTCTGGCAGGGAGGTAA